A window of the Acipenser ruthenus chromosome 30, fAciRut3.2 maternal haplotype, whole genome shotgun sequence genome harbors these coding sequences:
- the LOC131696566 gene encoding U1 small nuclear ribonucleoprotein C isoform X1: MPKFYCDYCDTYLTHDSPSVRKTHCSGRKHKENVKDYYQKWMEEQAQSLIDKTTAAFQQGKIPPSPFPGAPPPGGAMIPPPPNMNGPPRPGMMQAPPMGGPPMMPMMGPPPPGMMSVGPDSRKEQLIRIGPDCRIFPRFHMESGMRPPMGGPMQMMQGPPMMRPPSRPMMVPSRPGMARPDR; encoded by the exons GTTTTACTGTGATTACTGTGATACGTATCTAACGCATGACTCG CCGTCTGTCAGAAAGACTCACTGCAGCGGTCGCAAACACAAGGAGAATGTGAAGGATTACTACCAGAAATGGATGGAGGAGCAAGCGCAGAGCCTCATTGACAAAACAA CTGCTGCCTTCCAGCAGGGCAAGATCCCGCCGTCTCCCTTCCCCGGAGCTCCACCCCCTGGTGGCGCTATGATCCCACCGCCTCCAAACATGA ACGGCCCTCCTCGCCCTGGGATGATGCAGGCACCCCCTATGGGTGGTCCTCCAATGATGCCAATGATGGGACCCCCTCCACCTGGCATGATGTCTGTTGGTCCAG ACTCTAGAAAAGAACAGCTGATCCGAATTGGACCAGACTGTCGAATCTTCCCGCGCTTCCATATGGAGTCAG GGATGCGGCCTCCGATGGGTGGGCCGATGCAAATGATGCAAGGACCCCCCATGATGCGACCGCCCTCTCGACCCATGATGGTGCCCTCCAGACCCGGCATGGCACGGCCTGACAGATAA
- the LOC131696566 gene encoding U1 small nuclear ribonucleoprotein C isoform X2: MPKFYCDYCDTYLTHDSPSVRKTHCSGRKHKENVKDYYQKWMEEQAQSLIDKTTAAFQQGKIPPSPFPGAPPPGGAMIPPPPNMNGPPRPGMMQAPPMGGPPMMPMMGPPPPGMMSVGPGMRPPMGGPMQMMQGPPMMRPPSRPMMVPSRPGMARPDR; this comes from the exons GTTTTACTGTGATTACTGTGATACGTATCTAACGCATGACTCG CCGTCTGTCAGAAAGACTCACTGCAGCGGTCGCAAACACAAGGAGAATGTGAAGGATTACTACCAGAAATGGATGGAGGAGCAAGCGCAGAGCCTCATTGACAAAACAA CTGCTGCCTTCCAGCAGGGCAAGATCCCGCCGTCTCCCTTCCCCGGAGCTCCACCCCCTGGTGGCGCTATGATCCCACCGCCTCCAAACATGA ACGGCCCTCCTCGCCCTGGGATGATGCAGGCACCCCCTATGGGTGGTCCTCCAATGATGCCAATGATGGGACCCCCTCCACCTGGCATGATGTCTGTTGGTCCAG GGATGCGGCCTCCGATGGGTGGGCCGATGCAAATGATGCAAGGACCCCCCATGATGCGACCGCCCTCTCGACCCATGATGGTGCCCTCCAGACCCGGCATGGCACGGCCTGACAGATAA